From a region of the Janthinobacterium sp. 61 genome:
- a CDS encoding site-specific DNA-methyltransferase produces the protein MTVKILIGDVREQLRTLAADSVHCCVTSPPYWGLRDYGVDGQIGLEASPAEFIEVMVGVFEEVRRVLRPDGTCWINMGDSYATGSGTVGRAPGGGDQGERFIRRGMVNTQPNRKKLEGFKPKDLCMMPHRLAIALQDAGWWVRQDIVWSKPNPMPESVRDRCTKSHEYIFLLTKSEKYFYDAKAIREPVTASTVSRLAQDIENQAGSTRVPGKTNGPMKAVSRGVGSGHGTDAADRGRGRVSARDTFKRKDSKRAAAIPGQTVGTHRPDREDSIPDGFRNKRSVWTMATHSFAEAHFATFPPELPENCIRAGCPPGGVVLDPFFGAGTTGLVADRLQRDCIGIELNPAYAEIARKRIQAESTLFAEIEVAA, from the coding sequence ATGACGGTGAAAATTCTTATCGGCGACGTGCGCGAACAGCTGCGCACCTTGGCCGCCGACTCCGTCCATTGTTGCGTTACCAGCCCGCCATACTGGGGGCTACGCGACTACGGCGTCGATGGCCAGATCGGCCTAGAAGCATCGCCTGCCGAGTTCATCGAGGTCATGGTCGGCGTGTTCGAAGAGGTGCGCCGTGTGCTGCGCCCTGACGGCACATGCTGGATCAATATGGGCGACAGCTATGCCACCGGCTCGGGCACCGTTGGCCGCGCGCCAGGTGGCGGCGACCAAGGCGAGCGATTTATACGCCGCGGCATGGTCAATACGCAGCCTAACCGCAAAAAACTGGAGGGGTTCAAACCGAAAGACCTCTGCATGATGCCACACCGGCTCGCGATTGCGCTGCAGGACGCCGGCTGGTGGGTGCGCCAGGACATTGTCTGGAGCAAGCCCAATCCCATGCCCGAGTCAGTGCGTGATCGTTGCACAAAAAGCCATGAGTACATCTTTCTGCTGACGAAAAGCGAGAAGTATTTCTACGACGCCAAGGCGATCAGGGAGCCGGTAACGGCCAGTACCGTGTCCAGACTTGCGCAGGACATCGAAAATCAAGCAGGCAGCACCCGCGTCCCAGGAAAAACCAACGGTCCAATGAAAGCTGTCAGTCGTGGCGTCGGATCCGGCCATGGCACTGACGCTGCAGACAGAGGGCGAGGCCGTGTCTCTGCCCGCGATACATTCAAGCGGAAGGACTCCAAGCGGGCCGCGGCGATTCCTGGCCAAACCGTCGGCACTCACAGGCCGGATCGGGAAGATTCTATCCCCGACGGCTTCCGCAATAAACGCAGCGTCTGGACTATGGCGACGCATTCGTTCGCCGAAGCGCACTTTGCCACGTTCCCGCCTGAGCTGCCGGAAAACTGCATTCGCGCAGGCTGTCCGCCAGGCGGCGTGGTACTGGACCCGTTTTTCGGTGCTGGCACCACCGGTCTTGTCGCCGACCGCCTGCAGCGCGACTGCATCGGTATCGAGCTGAACCCGGCCTACGCCGAGATCGCGCGCAAACGCATCCAGGCGGAGTCGACACTTTTTGCAGAAATTGAGGTGGCAGCATGA
- a CDS encoding DNA cytosine methyltransferase codes for MNARQFLLPIHDELVVDEFSCGGGMSQAIEAAIGRPVDIAVNHNSDACSMHEANHPQTKHFCADVFDVDPRDVTGDMPVGLLHMSPDCTDHSQAKGGQPRSARLRGLPWIGARWAGQKRPRVMTLENVKQIRSWGPLIAKRCKVTGRAMRLDGTVAAPGERIPVQQQYLIPNPKHAGRTWKKFNRIIQSMGYVTDDKLLCAADHGASTSRVRLFWVARCDGEPIVWPQPSHHKLPLAGKKKWRAAYEHIDFSIPSKSIFDRARPLAEATNTRLAVGLKRYVLDNADPFIIELANWSSEGVTSIREPLRTITAWPRGGSMAVAEPRLVAAFIDQANGGFNSTPARDMRDPLSTITHTGGQQRPVMAHLLHLRGNCAAADLKAPLHTISAGGQHHGLVEYHLAPEAEEGALRCAAFFIRYYGSGGQWGDLREPLSTITTKDRLALVTVWIKGDPYVIVDICLRMLSPRELYNISSFPRNYIIDRGHDGRVFSKATQVAMCGNAVPPKLGEAVIRANYQPLSQMARAA; via the coding sequence GTGAACGCTCGTCAATTTCTCTTGCCAATCCATGATGAGCTGGTCGTGGATGAATTTTCCTGCGGCGGCGGCATGTCGCAGGCGATCGAGGCCGCCATTGGCCGGCCGGTTGATATCGCCGTCAACCACAACAGCGATGCTTGCAGCATGCACGAGGCGAATCACCCACAAACCAAGCACTTTTGCGCTGACGTATTTGATGTGGACCCGCGAGACGTCACTGGCGACATGCCGGTCGGTCTGCTGCACATGAGCCCTGATTGCACCGACCACAGCCAGGCCAAGGGCGGTCAGCCGCGTAGCGCGCGACTGCGCGGCCTGCCGTGGATCGGCGCACGCTGGGCAGGTCAGAAGCGACCACGTGTCATGACGCTGGAAAACGTCAAGCAGATCCGCAGCTGGGGGCCCCTGATCGCCAAGCGATGCAAGGTCACCGGCCGTGCCATGCGGCTCGACGGCACGGTTGCCGCACCTGGTGAGCGTATTCCGGTGCAGCAACAATACCTCATCCCGAATCCGAAACATGCCGGCCGCACCTGGAAAAAGTTCAACCGGATCATTCAAAGCATGGGATACGTGACTGATGACAAGTTGCTATGCGCCGCTGACCACGGGGCATCTACGTCACGCGTTCGCCTGTTCTGGGTGGCGCGCTGTGATGGTGAGCCGATCGTATGGCCGCAACCCTCCCATCACAAGTTGCCCCTGGCCGGAAAGAAGAAGTGGCGCGCAGCCTACGAGCACATCGATTTCAGCATTCCGTCGAAATCGATATTCGATCGCGCCCGGCCGCTTGCCGAGGCGACAAACACGCGCTTGGCTGTGGGCCTCAAGCGATACGTCCTTGATAACGCTGATCCATTCATCATAGAGCTGGCCAACTGGTCCAGCGAGGGCGTCACATCGATTCGCGAGCCGCTACGCACCATAACCGCATGGCCGCGCGGAGGCTCCATGGCGGTGGCCGAACCGCGTCTGGTTGCAGCGTTCATCGATCAGGCAAACGGTGGCTTCAATTCGACGCCAGCGCGTGACATGCGCGATCCACTGTCGACCATCACCCATACAGGAGGCCAACAGCGCCCGGTGATGGCACACCTGCTGCATCTGCGAGGGAACTGCGCAGCGGCCGACCTCAAGGCACCGCTGCATACCATCAGCGCCGGTGGGCAGCACCATGGCCTGGTCGAGTATCACCTGGCACCCGAGGCGGAAGAAGGCGCGCTGCGCTGCGCTGCTTTCTTTATCCGGTATTACGGCAGCGGCGGCCAGTGGGGCGACCTGCGCGAGCCGCTGTCCACGATCACGACCAAGGATCGCCTGGCCCTGGTCACCGTTTGGATCAAAGGCGATCCGTACGTGATCGTGGATATCTGCCTTCGCATGCTGTCACCACGCGAGCTGTACAACATCAGCAGCTTTCCACGTAATTACATCATCGATCGTGGCCATGATGGCCGTGTTTTCTCGAAGGCGACGCAGGTGGCGATGTGTGGCAACGCGGTGCCACCGAAGCTGGGAGAAGCTGTAATTCGGGCTAACTACCAGCCACTTTCTCAGATGGCGAGGGCAGCATGA
- a CDS encoding UvrB/UvrC motif-containing protein: MMTIGRINRAGNIIFGDASLSIWEEGIRAAGNYQAEKAWNRQFKREVFARIVQTLNRLGWTCTMPEIDEHAVKHYGGDVARWSVESKRFCTKGNLKADLDISGRCISFKMFQSVNCPTRPDNEGRYEWNKEACMPYLVRIEMERSRRRIRDYLLNVMTGYEFEQPKPVLGFMRATALEYAAHCRRTTGHYVAALDRANISNKDQGFAADGVALENGSKVYAIDRSGRVICGTAFYDLNGNWQIVTGRYAMTSVWHTAIWARCPGDPRVKRNARDRRLRLEGELAKAIKAMNFERAAVLRDILFPGNPPLFAIWHTESNVYHRAGCRGYTSDLSQAGKFTADEVRGWDCAPNKVIQIAGEQEVCA; this comes from the coding sequence ATGATGACCATAGGCCGTATCAATCGTGCAGGAAATATCATTTTTGGCGATGCCTCCCTGAGCATTTGGGAAGAAGGCATTCGCGCCGCTGGCAACTACCAGGCGGAGAAAGCCTGGAATCGCCAGTTCAAGCGCGAGGTCTTCGCTCGCATAGTACAAACGTTGAATCGCCTGGGCTGGACCTGCACCATGCCCGAGATCGACGAACACGCGGTGAAACACTACGGTGGCGACGTCGCGCGCTGGTCTGTTGAATCGAAACGCTTCTGCACGAAGGGTAACTTGAAGGCGGACCTGGACATCAGCGGGCGCTGCATCAGCTTCAAGATGTTCCAGTCCGTAAACTGCCCGACGCGGCCCGATAACGAAGGACGGTACGAGTGGAACAAGGAGGCTTGCATGCCGTACCTGGTGCGCATCGAGATGGAGCGCTCGCGCCGCCGCATTCGCGATTATCTGCTGAATGTCATGACCGGATATGAATTTGAGCAACCCAAGCCGGTGCTCGGCTTCATGCGCGCCACCGCGCTCGAGTACGCAGCTCACTGCCGCCGCACCACGGGCCATTACGTCGCAGCGCTCGACCGCGCGAACATCAGCAACAAGGATCAGGGCTTTGCTGCTGACGGCGTCGCCTTGGAAAACGGCAGCAAAGTGTATGCAATCGACCGGTCCGGCCGCGTCATTTGCGGGACGGCATTCTACGACCTCAATGGCAACTGGCAGATCGTCACCGGGCGCTACGCCATGACATCAGTGTGGCATACAGCGATCTGGGCAAGATGCCCTGGCGACCCGCGTGTAAAGCGTAACGCCAGGGATCGCCGACTTCGCCTCGAAGGCGAACTGGCCAAGGCGATCAAAGCGATGAACTTTGAGCGCGCCGCTGTGCTTCGTGACATTCTGTTCCCGGGCAATCCGCCGCTGTTCGCTATTTGGCACACTGAGAGCAATGTGTATCACCGTGCAGGCTGCCGCGGCTATACGAGCGACCTGTCGCAGGCCGGAAAGTTCACCGCTGACGAAGTGCGCGGCTGGGACTGCGCGCCCAACAAGGTGATCCAGATCGCTGGCGAGCAGGAGGTGTGCGCGTGA
- a CDS encoding DUF1566 domain-containing protein, whose amino-acid sequence MSHAASSTPELSATVKIPFLTCAVCNAIIQANASDQPGAKPASAIDLIADRLVEAELWPEDSELVAEIRAMFMHTWGMDQAQADARMSRLNYSDALSALELLAGPGAIGSTFAGGMYAGIIRGADGAPDQHLVLLDGDTDDVTWEAACAWAEAKGATLPTRAEQRLLMANLPDQFQARYYWSSEQAGPSRAWGQGFGNGGQYDGYRSYEGRARAVRRLPI is encoded by the coding sequence ATGTCACACGCCGCCAGCAGCACACCAGAACTCAGCGCCACAGTCAAAATCCCCTTCCTCACCTGCGCTGTATGCAACGCAATCATCCAGGCCAATGCCAGCGATCAGCCTGGCGCAAAGCCAGCATCAGCCATCGACCTGATCGCCGACCGCCTGGTCGAAGCTGAACTGTGGCCCGAAGACAGCGAACTCGTCGCCGAGATCCGCGCCATGTTCATGCACACCTGGGGCATGGATCAGGCCCAAGCCGACGCGCGCATGTCCCGCTTGAACTACAGCGATGCGCTTTCCGCCCTGGAACTGCTGGCGGGCCCCGGCGCCATCGGCAGCACCTTCGCTGGCGGCATGTATGCCGGCATCATCCGAGGCGCCGACGGCGCGCCAGACCAGCACCTAGTTCTGCTGGACGGCGACACCGACGACGTCACCTGGGAAGCCGCATGCGCGTGGGCCGAAGCCAAGGGCGCAACCCTGCCAACACGTGCTGAGCAGCGACTACTCATGGCAAACCTGCCTGACCAGTTCCAAGCACGCTACTACTGGTCCAGTGAGCAGGCCGGCCCCTCTCGCGCGTGGGGTCAGGGTTTCGGCAATGGCGGCCAGTACGACGGCTACCGCTCGTACGAGGGCCGCGCCCGCGCCGTCCGCAGATTGCCAATTTAA
- a CDS encoding LexA family transcriptional regulator: MKKETKTLEHWQLEDAARLKELFATREPKVSQAEFGAQHGLGSQSMVWQYLSGHRPLNIKAATAFARGLGVQVHAFSPTLASQIDYVSQSATLAPQLDARELAGEYQDVILADPNNPDFYQIPKVQLRLSAGVTGFQTVPEIYDGSKLSVSKNWVDRNGFNPGKLIAMSVKGESMEPNLYADDLVIVNTADTKITDGKVYAVNYEGEAVIKRFMRESGEWWLTSDNPDQQKYRRKRCSNSDCLVVGRVVKRETERI; this comes from the coding sequence ATGAAAAAAGAAACAAAGACACTTGAGCATTGGCAACTTGAAGACGCCGCGCGGCTGAAGGAGTTGTTCGCCACGCGTGAGCCGAAAGTGTCGCAAGCAGAATTTGGCGCCCAGCACGGACTTGGGTCTCAAAGCATGGTTTGGCAGTATCTGTCAGGCCACCGACCTTTAAACATAAAGGCGGCCACAGCCTTTGCGCGCGGGCTTGGTGTGCAAGTGCACGCATTCAGCCCTACCCTTGCTTCTCAGATCGACTATGTTTCGCAATCGGCGACATTAGCGCCTCAACTTGACGCGCGGGAATTAGCTGGCGAGTACCAAGACGTAATTTTGGCTGATCCAAATAATCCGGATTTTTACCAGATCCCGAAGGTCCAGCTGCGACTATCAGCAGGCGTAACTGGCTTTCAAACAGTTCCTGAGATCTACGACGGTAGCAAATTGAGCGTAAGTAAAAACTGGGTGGACAGGAACGGCTTCAACCCTGGCAAACTGATAGCAATGTCGGTAAAAGGTGAGAGTATGGAACCGAACCTGTATGCCGACGATCTAGTGATTGTCAATACGGCTGACACAAAGATCACTGATGGCAAGGTCTACGCAGTAAATTATGAAGGTGAGGCTGTGATTAAGCGCTTCATGCGTGAGTCTGGCGAATGGTGGCTTACATCTGACAATCCAGACCAGCAGAAGTATCGACGGAAGCGCTGTAGTAACAGTGATTGCCTGGTAGTCGGTAGGGTCGTCAAAAGGGAAACGGAGCGGATATGA
- a CDS encoding YdaS family helix-turn-helix protein has protein sequence MNLSTYLADSKIRKADFARLLKISPAVLHQWLKGIRPISIRYCAAIEALTNKQVTRQELRPNDWILIWPDLVTASGGGIGPRSVQHSTEARVTHTEE, from the coding sequence ATGAACCTCTCAACCTACTTGGCAGACTCGAAGATCCGAAAGGCTGACTTCGCCCGGCTTCTCAAAATTTCCCCAGCAGTGCTTCACCAGTGGCTGAAGGGGATACGACCTATTTCAATTCGGTATTGCGCCGCAATCGAAGCTTTGACTAACAAGCAGGTAACTAGGCAAGAGCTACGACCTAACGATTGGATCTTGATTTGGCCTGATCTCGTCACTGCTTCTGGTGGAGGCATTGGCCCTCGAAGTGTCCAGCATTCAACCGAAGCCAGAGTAACTCACACCGAGGAATAA